In Peromyscus leucopus breed LL Stock chromosome 11, UCI_PerLeu_2.1, whole genome shotgun sequence, a genomic segment contains:
- the LOC114685533 gene encoding zinc finger protein 58-like gives MEEILSFWDVAIDFSAEEREYLEPAQWNLYRDVMLENYSNLVFLGLAESKPHLVTLLEQRQDSSDVKRQAAANVQPGTTPNDDNVYSKAIDCNSLYNQHQRIHTREKSYKCEECGKSFHYPSKLKQHQRIHSGEKPYKCEECGKSFHYPSKMKQHQRIHSGEKPYKCGECGKSFHYPSILKQHQRIHSGEKPYKCEECGKAFHVPSVLREHQRIHSGEKPYKCEECGKCFSSSSCLRRHQTIHSEDSLYKCEECGRCFCSSSSLRQHQTFHSEDYPYKCVECGKRFSCSASLQEHQTVHTGEKPHKCEECHKAFHYHSSLRRHKRVHTGEKNSFQCEECGKCFSSFSYLRQHKAVHSKDNPCKGEECGKSFSHSAKLQKHSTIHSAERLYKCEECHKAFRYHSGLENHKAVHIQEKLHTSELSGKELTKTAFLIEDKAAHIAEKAYKCEECEKCFSSPLALRRHQTIHSENNPYTCAECGKRFFSSARLQQHQTVHTGEKPYKCEECGKCFGSTSSLRRHQEIHADNNPNKCEVCGKWFSSVTNLQEHQTIHTGEKSCRCEECGKCFYLSSSLRRHRAIHSKDNPYMCTECDKGFSRLSYLQEHQKTHTGEKAFKCEECDKCFYFSSSLRRHQLIHCKDNPYKCEECGRCFSSSLSLRGHQTIHSEHNPYTCVQCGKRYSCSRSLQEHQTIHTGEKPYKCEECGKAFHYHSSLRKHKRVHTGVKPYQCEECHKTFCYDSSLWKHKGIHTGEKPYQCEECHKTFCYDSSLWKHKGIHTGEKPYKCEECHKAFHYHSSLGEHKKVHTGEKPYQCEECDRCFSSSSALNRHKKKKIPSEDNP, from the coding sequence GAACAACACCCAATGATGATAACGTTTACAGCAAGGCCATTGATTGTAACTCCCTATATAATCAGCACCAGAGAATTCATACAAGGGAAAAATcctacaagtgtgaagagtgtggcaAATCATTTCACTATCCTTCAAAGCTGaagcaacatcaaagaattcattctggagagaaaccctacaagtgtgaagagtgtggcaAATCATTTCACTATCCTTCAAAGATGaagcaacatcaaagaattcattctggagagaaaccctacaagtgtggAGAATGTGGCAAATCATTTCACTATCCTTCAATTCTGaagcaacatcaaagaattcattctggagagaaaccctacaagtgtgaagagtgtggcaAAGCTTTTCATGTTCCTTCAGTCCTTCGGGAACATCAACGAATTCatagtggagagaaaccctacaaatgtgaagagtgtggcaaatgtttttcttcatcttcatgCCTTAGACGACATCAAACAATTCACTCTGAAGACTCCCTctacaagtgtgaagagtgtggcaGATGTTTTTGCTCATCTTCGTCCCTTAGACAACATCAAACATTCCATTCTGAAGACTATCCCTATAAGTGTGTAGAATGTGGCAAAAGGTTTTCCTGTTCTGCAAGCCTTCAGGAACATCAGAcagttcacactggagagaaaccacacaagtgtgaagaatgtcacaAAGCGTTTCATTATCACTCATCCCTTAGGAGACACAAgagagttcatactggagagaagaaCTCCTTCCAGTGTGAAGAGTGTGGCAAATGTTTTTCCTCATTTTCATACCTTAGACAACATAAAGCAGTTCACTCCAAAGACAATCCCTGCAAGGGTGAAGAGTGTGGCAAAAGTTTTTCCCATTCTGCAAAGCTTCAGAAACATAGTACAATTCATAGTGCAGAGAGACtatacaagtgtgaagaatgtcacaAAGCCTTTCGTTATCATTCAGGCCTTGAGAACCACAAGGCAGTTCATATTCAAGAGAAACTCCACACGAGTGAACTGAGTGGAAAAGAATTAACTAAGACTGCTTTCCTCATTGAGGACAAGGCAGCTCATATTGCAGAGAAAGcctacaagtgtgaagagtgtGAAAAGTGTTTTTCCTCACCTTTAGCCCTTAGACGACATCAAACAATCCATTCTGAAAACAATCCCTACACGTGTGCAGAGTGTGGCAAAAGGTTTTTCAGCTCTGCACGCCTTCAACAACATCAGAcggttcatactggagagaaaccatacaagTGTGAGGAGTGTGGCAAGTGTTTTGGCTCAACTTCATCCCTTAGACGACATCAAGAAATTCATGCTGACAACAATCCCAACAAGTGTGAAGTGTGTGGCAAATGGTTTTCCTCTGTTACAAACCTTCAAGAACATCAGACaattcatactggggagaaaTCATGCAGGTGTGAAGAGTGTGGCAAATGTTTTTACTTATCTTCATCCCTTCGACGACATCGAGCAATTCATTCTAAAGATAATCCCTACATGTGTACAGAATGTGACAAAGGGTTTTCCCGTTTATCATACCTTCAAGAACATCAGAAAACTCATACTGGGGAGAAAGCATTCAAGTGTGAAGAGTGTGAcaaatgtttttacttttcttcatctCTTCGGCGACATCAATTAATTCACTGTAAAGACAATCCTTACaagtgtgaagagtgtggcagatgtttttcttcatctttatcCCTTAGAGGACATCAAACAATCCATTCTGAACATAATCcttatacatgtgtacaatgtggCAAACGATATTCCTGTTCTAGGAGTCTACAGGAACATCAAacaattcatactggagagaaaccatataagtgtgaagaatgtggcaaagcctttcaTTATCACTCATCCCTTAGGAAACACAAGAGAGTTCATACTGGAGTGAAACCCTACCAGTGTGAAGAATGTCACAAAACCTTTTGTTATGACTCATCCCTTTGGAAACACAAgggaattcatactggagagaaaccctaccaGTGTGAAGAATGTCACAAAACCTTTTGTTATGACTCATCCCTTTGGAAACACAAGggaattcacactggagagaaaccctacaagtgtgaagaatgtcacaAAGCTTTTCATTATCACTCATCCCTTGGGGAACACAAGAAagtccatactggagagaaaccgtaCCAGTGTGAAGAGTGTGACAGATGTTTTTCCTCATCTTCAGCACTTAATcgacataaaaaaaagaaaattccttctGAAGACAATCCCTAA